Within the Sarcophilus harrisii chromosome 2, mSarHar1.11, whole genome shotgun sequence genome, the region TCCTAGAACTTTAAATTTactagtatccccattttatgacAGTTCACAGTAGTGGGAATAGAATTAGCACAATTGGAACCCCTGATAATGCCAACTATTTATCCATTAGTACTAATTTGCAAACCCCCCAAATCTTTCATCAAAACTTTTGTTTTGGAATTTCACTTTCTGGCTGAGGTGTTATTaagcagtgaaaaaaaaaatagactactattttttaatctttttcagtATGACACCTATTAATTTGGTTGAATCACTAGAAAATCCTCTCCCtgtacaaacaaaagaaagacgATTGAGGACATAGAGGCATCTTTTATactccctctttccccaaaacTTGTCACCACCAAACTCTTGACAAAGCAAGTGGTGGTGAGAAAATTCAGAGTACTAACATAACttataaatgattatatattgGTGGGGAAATTGAAATGCCCACAAAGGCTGCCATAGGGAGAAGCATCTAGCTAATCCATAAATTGAGCAACTAGTCCTTGAATGACCTGGCagctaatttttaatttattctatttcctGGCTTGGAATTTATGGTGCTTTAAGAAGatatatagggatataaaaaggccatatatatatatatatataaaaaccctTTCTTCATCTTTAGAAAAGTGGACAGCATCTGACATGGTGTGAAAAATCTAAATTTGTTTTTAGTTCTAATACTTACTTATTACAGGACTTGAAAcatgtttttttgccttttgtcaTCCTGGTCTGTAAAAGTAGTTGACGGAGATTCAGTACTTGACCTGAGGAAGGCTGAgagaagaaactaaagaaataagTGTTGAAATCTTTCTTCTGCCCAGAATTTCCAACTAGTTCCTGATTACATggcagagggagaggggaaaagggagttAATGGTATTTTGCCCTAAAATATCAAGTCAAATATAGTGTAATAATTAATTAGTAAAGGCAAGAGAAGAAGTATAAACTTGTGGTATATCATTCCCAATTTAGTTTTATCCCTATTTACCACGTTACCATTCTTCACACTCAGGCCAGATAAATTGTCTGCCTCAACTTaacttctctttcttccattttgttcCTTCTTCAGAGATCAATCTAATGTGAGGCGTATGCACACTGCAGTAAAGCTGAATGAGGTGATTGTCAACAAGTCCCATGAAGCAAAGTTGGTATTGCTGAACATGCCAGGGCCACCCCGAAACCCTGAAGGTGATGAGAATTGTATCCTTTCCAATACTGTGTTCTTTCCCTGCTTTTATGAATCTTTTCCTtagatagaaatataatataagatAGAAATAGTGtgtgattacaaaaaaaaaaaaatttaatttgcccCAAATTTCCCTCTCTGGATAAGGTAACCAAAAGTATTTTGAAATCCACAGAAATAAAGCCAGATATActtcatcactttttaaatttaaacaagGACTTCTGTAAAGTGGAGATTTTCTGgaatagatttcatttttttcatctggacCCTTATCCCATCTACTCTTAAACAGCTTCTCTTCTAATAAAAAGCTttgtatatatgaaagaaaaagattcttTCCCCCCATTTACAAACAAGGAGCAATTCAGGGTGCACACCCTATGGGGCTACAAGATGCACTGATCCTTTATCCACCACCTCATAAAGAGGAGTAAGCAAGAACTGTTGGTGAGAAAGGGAAAGtgataaaaattatgtaaaaaaattaatcatcttAGAAACCCTTGTAGAAACAAATATTAGATGGTTCAATAGACTTCTGTTTTTTATTGCCTCTTAAGGGTCAATATGAAAGCACAACATGGGTTAATCCATAGCTATTGAGACAGGTtttgtataaaatgaggatgttcaatgtggaaaataaaatgactagGTTCCTGGATTATTCTTGTACAGGACCAAAATGGATCCAAAGGTCAATCTAACTCTCTAATCCTAGCTAGGAAACCATGTTTTATTAGTAAGCCttgtttttcaattctttgaagaTAGATAAAAAGCCTTTGGGTATCAAGATGCCAAGTTGAATGTGCTGGTGTTCTGGCTCAGATTGTTTCCTTAACATATTTGTATAGATATGGAGTTCCTGGAGGTGCTTACAGAAGGGCTAGAGCGGGTCCTCCTTGTAAGAGGAGGTGGCAGTGAAGTGATCACCATCTACTCCTAACTGCACCTGTTCTCTTCTGCTTAACCTAATCCTCCTCACAGGTTTCAATTCTCCACAAAAATCTCAGATGATCTGGCACTTTATTTGCTGCCATTCCACTGGATTAGAGGGCTGTTTTTAGTATATGTGATGCTGAACTTTTGCAGAGCTGAGCCTCAAGACCTCCTTTGTCCCTGTGCTTAATGAAAAGGGAGTTGGAGCTGCCCTTCTTCCCATCTGACCCCTCATCCTTCCTCTAAAAGAAGCAAGTCAAATGAGGTGTATAAAATGTTTGATGACTAAAAAGCAGTACATAAATGCAAGTCTCTCCCTCATCACAAGTGGAGCCTAAAAATCTTGTCATTGCCCAGCTTAGTGTACATTAtaactagaaaggaaaaagagatgaggCAGAAAGGAGCCAGAATCAAAGTGTAAATTTAAATAGAACAGGAGGCAGTCATTTTGCTTTGGGCAAGACTGAAGCTGCAAGATGGATCTCAGAAACATTTACTCTATTGTGATCCTGAATTCCAGGATATTTATCACAAGGATGATCCTCAGAAAAGTGCAACattccaacaaaaaaaaatctacagcCACAAGTATATGGCAACTCAGTCTCTAACAAACCCATATGGAGAATTTTCTCAGTTCATCTTCATTCCGCTTGCCTTCCAAGAACCTCATTCTATATTGTGGTACTGCAAAGAGTTAAACAACCACATACACAAAGCCCTTTCTGCAAGAACTTAAAAAACTTATTCCCAATAGATGCTGCTCTTTAGTCTGATCCCAGGTTAAAGCATGTGTGTACATTGTATGTACATTGAATGTTTCAAGTTTTCCAAATTTGGCCCATTCTGTAGTATTACTATAAGGCAATGATACActggaaataacttttttttgaaagagtGTATTATCTAGGTGATTGAATCATTCATACAAACCCCAATTAACTGCTCAGACTGATACAACTATAGTCCGTGGATACTTATGAGTGACTTGGGTAAAATAAACAAACTGGATGTATGTAATGAGAAACTTAACTGGGCTTTCCTTActttccttcccacctttctGTTTAGTAGGCACAGTACAGAGCCACAAGAACAGACAAGGAGACTGGCTGATATGCTATAAGGATTGTAAGATCACTTTAAGTAAGATAGGCCTATATTTTAAAGGCGAATTCAGCAACGGAATTCAAAGTTCTGGTGCCATATCTTAATTCACAGTGCCAAAATAACTGAGTTGCTAAATTCCCTTTGTTTTTCCTCAAGTGGCTCAGAATATGAATTGGCATTGGCCTTAAGAAGTTCCAGGTTCCTCATTTTGTGTGGCCTAGGTTTTAGAGTTGAGAGGTAAAGTAAGGAAGTTGATAACACagtacaaataattttaaaagtggggtttttgcttggttttgttttatgATGGGAGGTGAAGGATAACATTGaccttttcctcaatttccttctttactCTATAAAGATCTGGCTCTGGACTCAGAGATCAATTAAAAACCTTATGATTGCCaatttcctttacattttaaGAATGCTATGAAGGACTGAACTGAGGGGGTAATTTTacaagttaaatattttttttttcttgccaatcACCAAGATATTTTGTTTCCAGGCATAGAAAATCTTTGCCTTATATATCTGTGACAATAATTTCAGACACCAGAAGTTAGcctatctttctttctgttaCAGAGATTCATATATAGGTAACATTCCTCCTTGCCTAGGCCCATGGCTACTTCAAGGAGTAAGCTGCTACCTGACTAAACTTTACTCAATGGCGTTTGAAATAGCCCTTTTAGATTCAGAATGTGCAACAGATGATTGTACTTTCATGATTCAGGTAGCTCCATGgacagagaagggggaaaatcaTTAGTAGCTACATGCAAATTATGAATAGCAAAAAAAGAGTCAACTTTAATTCTTGACTTCCATGGGTAGAACAAAGTATCTAATCAGTCCTAGTTCTAGTTTCCTCTTCCAAAATATCAGGAAAGGAGTGGTAGTGAATGTTTATAGTTTGTGTTGTACCTTTTATTCTTGTATCCCTCTACTAATTATCTATTTATGGTATGGACCAGAGTTCAGTAACAGAAGATTCTCTCCCTTGTTCTGCCCAAGGCAGAACTTTGCAGCCTGATActccaaaaaataatttcatctccTGCTGGgactttttagtttttctaagCATTTTCCACCCCAAAAGGGTGACTTTTTTAGAGGTCAGGTAGATTATGTAAAacataatttagaaagaaaaatgaaatgttttaaggGAATTCTCCCTGAAGTTTATAGTGAGAATATTTTAAAGGGATGAGGGAACTAGAGATTATTTGTATGCCCCTCTACCTCCATATATCTAatgtttgttgctttttttttttaaataactgttaCATAATATTGTTCCATCCAGACTCTCACTCCCATTTCTCTATCGGtcattgtatatgtgtatattttgtctTGTGTCTACAAAATGCCTCTCAATCATTGCAAAGTAGAGCAATACTGAAAACTCAACAAGAGAACGCACCTTAGGGAAATGGGCTATTTGCTTTACAGAGGTAAGAGAGGGGAAGAACCTTCTGCCTTTGGGACAAGATCAAATTTGGAgatttagccataatattcctaGGGAATGTAGTGTCAAATATCCTCTTGCTATTATTGGTCTATGCCTTCACTAGGTGGATTAAAAAACATACTGAGGCCAGTTTTTTAGCAGGGGAAAGATCACTACTTCATATTCATATATGCCTCATAACTTATTGAGGCACCTGGGGACTGCCTCTCCCTAAGAATTCCATTTACTACCCCGTGGTGGATTAAGCACAGTTGCCTTCCTCTGTCCccaagttaaataaaataatatggcagGTAGAAAATGCCCAGGTTCAGTCTGGTattaatgcttgttttttttccttcttatcatCATGTATAATCTGAAACTAGCATTAGTTTCTCTAATCTCCCAAAAGTGTTTCCAGCAGTATTTGTCTCCTTTAATATCATTCATTTAGAGATAGAatctttattttaaggaaaatggaATTAAGGGAACTCATgcaactttgttttctttcccaagagCTGTTCTGAGCAGTTTAATTTATTGAGAGGAGAGGCTGAAGCAGCCACTCTTTTGTTTACATGGAATTATGGTTTTGATGTTTTTGCTCTGTATTAGAAtcataaataaagttttttttatattattttcagcCAGGAGCATCTCCgtaatttttcttcattggtaCGCTGACTCtaaactttgttcttttttaccTTTGAGAAAAGAACTCATTCTTCATTTCATCACAAAAAAACCTTTGCAAAGCAGAACAGACTGATATGCTACTGAGAAGACACAACTGACAAAAACCAAATGGGATCCAAATATGAGAGGGGTGCCAATTCACGTTTTCCTCTGATCATAAGAGTAGCCCACCACCACTGAATTCCattctctgaaaagaaaaaagaaaatgataaaggtcATAGCATAGTCTATTACTGAGTTCCTTTAATCTTTCACCCCATGTTCTCCTGCTTTCCATCTACTTAAACATTTTCTGAAGCTTCTTATGTGCCTTATTTTCCAAGTTTGGTTTTCTAATACCAACCCCAACTTCTGACAAATAAGGTAGTTGACCCAGTTGGCTACCAATTACACCTCAACCTAAggcttaaaatttttatttttttgccttacCTCAGGGGGTTCAATGAAAGCCAACCAATCTGATGCATGTGTGGGCAGCAACCCCATGGATTGACATTTATAGACAGCTAAAGCCAACCCCATGAGGTTCCCAATGAGATAGACTAATCCCTGCAGGAACTTCTGGCTTGAACTCTCCAGCATCTTGAAAGCTGCAATGGCAATGAACGGAATCTATCAACATAGATCCAAGATACCACAGACTAATACATACAAGGTCATACTAAGACTGAACCACTTAATGAGAACCGAGGGGTATAGAAAAACGAGAAACTCAAATATAGCAATTTaccttcacttttcttttcttttttttatttaatagccttttatttacaggttatatgcatgggtaactttacagcgttaacaattgccaaacctcttgttccaatttttcacctcttacccccccaccccctcccctagatggcaggatgacaagtagatgttaaatacattaaaatataaattagatacacaacaagtatacatgaccaaaacattattttgctgtataaaaagaatcaggctctgaaatattgtacaattagcttgtgaaggaaatcaaaaatgcattacCTTCATTTTTCACTAACAAAGGACTTTGTCTCAAGTTACTTCAATGGGAATACCTCTAATAAACTGGCTTTTGTTCCCcaaaggcaatgaggaaaacacTGTGGTTCCCACTGTgataaaactttttgaaaaaaaactgtGCACTCAGAATACTTACTGGCTGAAATGGCCATAAGTGCTTGAATGGGCCGCCAAGCCATCATACACACCATCATGGTAGGGAAGATGGAGATAGTGTTGCCTGCCATGTACATGATGAAAAGGTTCATTGGGATCTGTTTGAGGGGACCCAGGGCAATGTCCCAGCAACGCTAGAAGAAACATggttattttacatttatcaacTACTAATATCCCCCAAACCAATTACCGCTATTATCTTCACCAAGGTTTGTCAGCAGAATATCTTCTCAAATTAGCTTTCTGCTATGTAATCTGAGGATCTTTCatctgaatattaaaaaaatagcaGTGAGAGGCctacttattaaaatttttagacTATCTTCCAAGGGGTTATTCAGGGCCCATTTTCTCCAGCTTCTACTGGTGGAGGAAAGAGATGGTTTTTGTCTTTATCCCTGCCCCCTTTTGTCCCAAGAGTTGACTCTAAAAGACCCaaagttatattttatagatCTTTATCTTTAAAGGGATACTCTACTCACTATTGAAGAAAGGTAAAGTACAAAAGTTTCAAAGGCAATGAACACCTATTCATGTCTCTATACCTTCTCTACTAGGATTCGGTCTGTTTCCTGAACGCTGGTATCTGGTACTTGCTTGTCCAGATAACCCACCGGATACATGGAATCTCCCTGGCCACCGCCCCGGTCACTTCGGCCCCTAAAGAACAGACCAAGAAGCAGAGGCTAGAGGTTTTCCCAATCTCATCTCCCGTGAAATCTCACTCCCCCTCCCATCGTGagcttccccttctcctcccccacaAAAAATAATCCTGCCTTTTTCTGTAACCTCTTTCTGGGTTAGCATTATCACTTTCCCAGTCACTCCCATCTTCATGATTTGGGATTATCtacaaaaggaagaatttaaggCTAGATGATATCTAAGGTCCTTTCACAGTTCTAATCTATGATAACTGAGTCTTCAGGTATTAAATGCCTTCTTTGTGATAGACACTCTTGTTAGAGGCTAGACCTAAAAGTacaaaaaatagaacaattcttgcaagaaacaagaatacataaaaatatacgcaacaaagaaaaatatatacaaagtgattAAATGGAAAGTAGTTTGAGAGGGAGAACACTAGCAAGTGGGGgagataaggaaaaattaaatccaGAAGATGGCTCTTAAGTTGCATCTTCATCAAGAGAGGTATTCAGAGGAGGTAAATAAGGAAGGAGTGCATCCCAGGATGTAAGACATTCAGTGTAAAAGCACTAGGAGGGAAGATGGCATATAGGTGTAAACAGAGAAAAGTTCAGTTTGGCTGAATTGCATAGTGTAGGAAGAATAACACCCACTTTTAAGTTGTAAAGAAGTTTTAAGATTATGGAACTCAGAAGTTTATTTTATCCCAGAGGAAATAGGAAGGCCTTGAAACTGATTAAATTGGGGAATCACATCGTCAgttctatatttatcatattgtgcAGGATGGACGGCAGGTGAGAAAGACTTAAGTCTCCTATCCTCCAGCCTGTGCCTCTTTCAGGTTCATCCTTATCATCAATGGGATACACAGTAATATTCCTAATGCACATCTGATTTCATCACTCATGCCCAAAATACCTAACTAATAAAGTATAAACTCCTAATTTATCTCCTGCCCAGGTCTCTTCTACACTCCATCCCATCCTCCATTCAGAGGACAAATCaatcccctattcaataaacttcagtgactccctattattcCCAGAATGAAATGCTGCTTGACATTTAATTTAGCATTTCACAGCCTGgccacttctttcctttttagccTTCTTACACCTTGCTCACCTTCACATATACTACGATCCAGGGACACTGGCTACCTTCCTTTCATCTCCAGAATCCATGCCTTTTTTTCTGGGCCAAGAATGCTTTCTCCCttttgacttccctggcttccttgtTTTAGATCAAAACCGACCTTCCCTCCGTGACTGCCTCCAATTTACCAAGAATTCGGATGCTATCTCTCACATCAGAACTTgaattccttgaagacagaacCTGTATTTTAAGCTAGTGCTTAAAGTACTCAGCATGTGGTAAACTTGCAATAAAAGACCCGAGACTGACTAGCAATCAAGGTCTTCTACAATCCGGTTCCCTGCCAGGTGTTTTATTTTCACTCCTGTTTCACCTGAACTGGACTACTGTCCCTTGTTCTCACCCTCCATGCCTAAAATGAACTCGTGCTTGGAACACAGTAGGTTCTTTAATGTTGgttgattttattgatttatctTATTCCATTCAATCTCCATCAGTCTAAATCCGTCCTTTTCTTCAAGACCCATAAGATATCACGTCCCTGAttccttcctaaaatgttttaaggcctcccccttcctccaataccttaaaaagctatttttcctGGATGCGTGTCCCGCTTTCTTGTCGcactgggggggtgggggaggggatgcGCGCTAGGCGTCTCGCTCCCACTTAGAAAGCGCCTCCAAGCAAGGGTATGTATGCGGAACCAGGTTCCGTCTTCCGGGAGCTGCCCAGGCAGGTAGAGAATGagtctctcccctcttcccccaatcCCTGGTCCCGTTCACACCTCACCTGCTGCCTCCCCCGGGGCCGCTCAACTCAATGGCCCATTTGAAGCGCCGGCCTCGGTTCGCCACCAAACTTGCTTGGGTCGTCATGGCAACGGCTGGCTCCTAAAGTCCCGGAGAAGGAAGCAGGTTCGGACCGCGTACTTTCCCGGGATGCACCGGGAACTCCGACCGCCCTCCAGCGGAAACAACCCCAAACCCCGAGAGTACGGCCTCGCAAAGCCCCGGCCTCGGCTCCCGAATATAACTTCCGGGTCAGTCGGACACGTCACTTCTGGTCCTCTTCAGGCCACAACCCGAAGGGTAGGACTGAACATGcgtgggagagagaagaaaggggcgGGGCCTGGCGTTTTTTAAAAGGGATGAGTCTTCTTAGCTTGTGGCTTTTGatattctcttccatttccctGGTTAATGCTGCGGCCCACCCTGCTTTTTTCTCTATCCTTCTTTTGCCCCTCACCAATCCCCCTCTCTTCGCCTCtgctctcccccctcccccaatccacAGCAGGTGGGAAACAAGAAAAGATGGATGACCTGGGGCCCTCTTTAAGCAGACATTTAGGGAGGAGCCCCTCGATCCACGTCCCATTCTGAGGTTCTGGGGTAGGAGGTGTGAGTCCCAAGGCTGAGGATTTGAGGAGAGACCTTACTGCTGCCCGCGCATGCGCACGCGCACGCGCACGCATGCACGCCCACGTACGCACGCACGTACGCACGCCCGCTGCTCTTTTCGCCTTCTCCCGCAGCCGCCGTCCCTATTAAAGACCAGTCTGGTGTCTTAGTGAGCTAGTCAACCTAGCTCATGATTTTCTCCAGATCCGTTCTATAGGAAATGAACtaggagaaaaggaataagatgGTGGAAGCAGTCCAGGGTTACTGAATTTGGCAACGAGTAttagtaatatataattatgatacATAATTTTCTTGCTTATAAATAATAGGGCAAGAAATTGAGTGAAGAGGTATAGTATTACTCtagttgtaatagtagtagtacaCTAAGAGGATGCAGTTGAACTGATTCCCAAAGGGATTGAGATAGTGAAGATTGGAGAATATGATTTGTAGCCTGAGATAATGATCTGGGAAAGGGAGCACAAAGAATAGTGTTAGAGACCTTCAGGAAGGAGaaagatggaataaaaaaaaattatgatccaATAAAAGACATTTCAGAGGTCACGAAAATGCAAGTGGAACACTGTAAGGCCAATGGTTACAACTATTTGTATTTGAGGGGAAATGTAGGAGCAGACCATGGCAAATAGATGGAGGAATTGGGAAGTTTGGGTACTTGAAGGAACATCAATATGTGTAATATGAAGGCAAGAGTtgagaaattaatttcattatttcttacagagaGATAAAACACTAGGTTTTAAGCATTGATGGGGTGCAGCTTCCGTAAAACACTAGGTTTTAAGCATTGATGGGGTGCAGCTTCCGTAAAACACTAGGTTTTAAGCATTGATGGGGTGCAGCTTCCCGTAAAACACTAGGTTTTAAGCATTGATGGGGTGCAGCTTCCGTAAAACACTAGGTTTTAAGCATTGATGGGGTGCAGCTTCCGTAAAACACTAGGTTTTAAGCATTGATGGGGTGCAGC harbors:
- the EMC4 gene encoding ER membrane protein complex subunit 4, whose product is MTTQASLVANRGRRFKWAIELSGPGGGSRGRSDRGGGQGDSMYPVGYLDKQVPDTSVQETDRILVEKRCWDIALGPLKQIPMNLFIMYMAGNTISIFPTMMVCMMAWRPIQALMAISATFKMLESSSQKFLQGLVYLIGNLMGLALAVYKCQSMGLLPTHASDWLAFIEPPERMEFSGGGLLL